From uncultured Fibrobacter sp., a single genomic window includes:
- a CDS encoding lipid A biosynthesis acyltransferase: MNSVKSESPQWYEVKEVGGSLWHFRFMLWITCHLPLRIVEVCTAIICFFFWMGATPVRERSAAYLKRLFAVRGERMPVLGTYKHVLSFALSMIEKLLGWRGAIKLNQVETQGDDLNLLVEQLDRGEGAFLLCSHLGNMEMLRSLTGHGEIHTHRQFKVFPVVDFSGTSKFNALLFELNPDLMNSVLDANKIGVDSAVWMKEQIAGGNLVVIAGDRTSANSTDRNVEMEFLGETASFPEGSFTLASVLHAPIYFTFAIRKHDFDIRSPYEMHVVKAKTSFDCSRKERPERIRMLVQEYTELLQKLCLKHPYQWYNFYNFWKTQNKGL, from the coding sequence ATGAACTCCGTGAAAAGTGAATCGCCGCAGTGGTACGAAGTGAAGGAAGTTGGCGGAAGCCTTTGGCATTTCCGTTTTATGCTGTGGATTACCTGCCACCTGCCGCTCCGTATTGTTGAAGTCTGCACGGCGATTATCTGCTTTTTCTTTTGGATGGGGGCGACCCCGGTGCGTGAACGCTCGGCCGCTTACCTAAAGCGCCTGTTTGCGGTGCGCGGGGAACGCATGCCGGTGCTTGGAACGTACAAGCACGTGCTTTCGTTTGCTCTTTCGATGATTGAAAAACTGCTCGGATGGCGCGGTGCCATCAAGCTCAATCAGGTGGAAACCCAGGGCGACGACCTGAATCTTCTGGTCGAACAGCTTGACCGTGGCGAAGGCGCCTTTTTGTTGTGTTCGCATCTTGGAAATATGGAAATGCTCCGTTCCTTGACGGGACACGGTGAAATCCACACTCACAGACAATTCAAGGTTTTTCCGGTCGTCGATTTTTCGGGAACCTCCAAGTTCAATGCGCTGCTTTTCGAGCTGAATCCGGACCTGATGAACTCGGTGCTCGACGCCAACAAGATTGGCGTGGATTCTGCCGTGTGGATGAAAGAGCAGATTGCAGGCGGTAACCTGGTGGTGATTGCGGGGGATAGAACCTCCGCCAATTCCACGGACCGAAACGTCGAAATGGAATTCCTCGGCGAAACGGCCAGTTTCCCGGAAGGCTCCTTTACGTTAGCGAGCGTCCTGCACGCTCCCATTTATTTTACGTTCGCCATTCGAAAGCACGACTTTGATATTCGCTCGCCCTACGAAATGCACGTGGTGAAGGCGAAGACGTCTTTTGACTGTAGCCGCAAGGAGCGTCCGGAAAGGATTCGGATGCTTGTGCAGGAATACACGGAACTTTTACAGAAATTGTGCCTGAAACATCCTTACCAGTGGTACAATTTTTACAATTTTTGGAAAACTCAAAATAAAGGATTGTAG
- a CDS encoding lysophospholipid acyltransferase family protein: MIRRIKYIRRLVSKLSSFAVFGISSLILGTTLLPLFHVLAGFSEKRFNVISRRFVNKFFKFFVKYIEVTGAMRLSVENRELLKNIQGKVVIANHPSLLDVVILISLIPNANCIVKGALIQNKFISLIIRDLYIPNTLPFEEQMERAKKSMIEDGNNLIIFPEGTRSKPGEPWFFKKGAARFALFAGADVVPIYFGGNEKIGLRKEDKMLEFHPTERYMYNLKVLPNIPVAPYKDMPMSRSAILLTDKMKEVLEQEHKQEKL; the protein is encoded by the coding sequence ATGATCCGACGGATTAAATACATCCGGCGTCTTGTGTCCAAGCTGTCGTCTTTTGCCGTTTTCGGCATCAGCAGCCTGATTCTTGGCACGACGCTTTTGCCCCTGTTCCATGTACTTGCCGGATTTTCCGAAAAACGTTTCAACGTGATTTCACGAAGGTTCGTCAACAAGTTCTTCAAGTTCTTTGTCAAGTACATCGAAGTGACCGGCGCCATGCGCCTAAGCGTCGAGAACCGCGAACTCCTGAAAAACATCCAGGGAAAAGTCGTCATTGCAAACCACCCCTCGCTTTTAGACGTGGTGATTCTGATTTCGCTCATTCCGAACGCAAACTGCATCGTGAAAGGGGCGCTTATCCAGAACAAATTCATTTCCCTGATTATTCGCGACCTCTATATTCCAAACACGCTCCCCTTCGAAGAACAGATGGAACGCGCCAAGAAGTCGATGATCGAAGACGGCAACAACCTCATCATCTTCCCCGAAGGGACCCGATCCAAGCCGGGTGAGCCCTGGTTTTTCAAGAAAGGGGCGGCACGCTTTGCACTGTTCGCCGGGGCGGACGTAGTGCCAATCTACTTTGGCGGTAACGAAAAAATCGGACTCCGCAAAGAAGACAAGATGCTGGAGTTCCACCCGACCGAACGCTACATGTACAATTTGAAGGTCTTGCCGAACATTCCGGTAGCACCCTACAAGGACATGCCGATGTCCAGGAGCGCCATTTTGCTCACCGACAAGATGAAAGAAGTTTTAGAACAAGAACATAAACAGGAAAAATTATGA
- the argH gene encoding argininosuccinate lyase, with protein MAKTSAKKPENKAKKGTQTNMWTGRFASGMAQSMVDLSFSLQFDAELIEEDIEGSIGHGKGLVESGVLSKADYKKICDGLASILKDYKAGKPLWKESDEDIHMAVERVLTERIGALGKKIHTGRSRNDQVCTDFKLYMRHRAAEIRVLEVNLMETVLDLAKKYFGKMMPGYTHLQQAQPIYFSHYLMSMFFAVSRDVKRLDNFLELHSELPLGSGAMAGSAFPYHRALVAKELGFNGVSPNSIDAVSHRDMMLEFEADLAIIANTMSRYAEDFVNWSTSEFGYLTLHDAFSSGSSMMPQKKNPDSMELIRGKSGRMLGNFSALYTLVKGAPLSYSRDLQEDKEPVFDSVHNVKVILRVMKEALESARFNFDKMHAKMLPALLATDLADLLVESGVPFRDAHHVVGSLVGEAARQGLEFTDLSDEAWASAGVPNVKQMKKTLTFEYSVSRRNIEGGTGPKSVKQQFSKADALLKKFKK; from the coding sequence ATGGCAAAGACCAGCGCAAAGAAACCCGAAAACAAAGCCAAGAAAGGCACCCAGACCAACATGTGGACCGGCCGTTTTGCTAGCGGCATGGCACAGAGCATGGTGGACCTGAGCTTCAGCCTGCAATTTGACGCCGAGCTCATCGAAGAAGACATCGAAGGTAGCATCGGTCACGGCAAGGGTCTGGTGGAATCCGGCGTACTCAGCAAGGCAGACTACAAGAAAATTTGCGACGGCCTCGCCAGCATCCTCAAGGATTACAAGGCAGGCAAGCCGCTCTGGAAGGAATCTGACGAAGATATCCACATGGCCGTGGAACGTGTGCTCACCGAACGCATCGGCGCCCTCGGCAAAAAGATCCACACGGGCCGCAGCCGTAACGACCAGGTTTGCACGGACTTCAAGCTCTACATGCGTCACCGCGCTGCCGAAATTCGCGTTCTCGAAGTGAACCTTATGGAAACGGTGCTGGACCTTGCCAAGAAATACTTCGGCAAGATGATGCCGGGCTACACGCACCTGCAGCAGGCACAGCCCATCTACTTCAGCCATTACCTGATGAGCATGTTCTTTGCCGTGAGCCGCGACGTGAAGCGCCTCGACAACTTCCTGGAACTGCACAGCGAACTTCCGCTCGGTAGCGGCGCCATGGCCGGTTCTGCATTCCCGTATCACCGCGCCCTCGTTGCAAAGGAACTCGGATTTAACGGTGTTAGTCCGAACAGCATCGACGCCGTGAGCCACCGCGACATGATGCTTGAATTCGAAGCCGACCTCGCGATTATCGCAAACACCATGAGCCGCTACGCCGAAGACTTTGTGAACTGGAGCACCAGCGAATTCGGCTACCTCACCCTGCACGACGCATTCTCTAGCGGATCCTCGATGATGCCGCAGAAGAAGAACCCCGATTCCATGGAACTTATCCGCGGAAAGTCCGGCCGCATGCTGGGTAACTTCAGCGCACTTTACACTCTGGTGAAGGGTGCGCCGCTCAGCTACAGCCGCGACCTGCAAGAAGACAAGGAACCGGTATTCGACTCCGTCCATAACGTGAAGGTGATTCTCCGCGTGATGAAGGAAGCCTTGGAAAGCGCACGTTTCAACTTCGACAAGATGCATGCGAAGATGCTGCCGGCGCTGCTGGCTACCGACCTCGCAGACTTGCTGGTCGAATCTGGCGTGCCGTTCCGCGATGCCCACCACGTGGTCGGTAGCCTGGTCGGCGAAGCCGCCCGCCAAGGCCTCGAATTCACGGACCTCTCCGATGAGGCCTGGGCAAGCGCCGGTGTGCCGAATGTGAAGCAGATGAAAAAGACGCTCACCTTCGAATACAGCGTATCCCGACGTAACATCGAAGGCGGCACGGGTCCGAAGTCTGTAAAGCAGCAGTTCAGCAAGGCCGATGCTCTCTTGAAGAAATTCAAGAAGTAA
- a CDS encoding beta-ketoacyl synthase chain length factor: MIYIERAEYFIPSEEQPLPDVKFVPMLTRRRLSQLSKMVVYVNAAISKDMSPCKVTFASQYGEITQQLKISQALLDTGNVSPAHFSLSVFNASIANATILEKNTAGYSAVFSGKEAFREGLRDCMAALKAGSDSERVFIFADEKIPETYAPVAGTPYPNAVCALALRLTTDASKGGKVLDETPLEGNFATAAEEAIAFIQQRLA, from the coding sequence ATGATCTATATCGAACGCGCCGAATACTTTATTCCTAGCGAGGAGCAACCGCTCCCCGACGTGAAGTTCGTGCCGATGCTTACGCGCAGGCGCCTAAGCCAGCTGTCGAAGATGGTTGTGTACGTGAATGCCGCCATTAGTAAGGACATGTCGCCCTGCAAGGTGACATTCGCCTCGCAGTATGGCGAAATCACGCAGCAGCTCAAGATATCGCAAGCGCTCCTCGATACGGGGAACGTTTCGCCGGCCCACTTCAGCCTTTCGGTGTTCAACGCCTCGATTGCAAACGCCACTATCCTAGAGAAAAACACCGCAGGCTACTCCGCCGTGTTCTCCGGGAAAGAGGCTTTCCGCGAAGGACTCCGCGACTGCATGGCCGCCCTCAAGGCGGGCTCCGATTCAGAACGCGTATTCATCTTCGCTGACGAGAAGATTCCCGAAACCTACGCTCCCGTGGCAGGAACACCGTACCCGAACGCCGTATGCGCATTAGCGCTTCGCCTCACGACCGATGCAAGCAAGGGCGGTAAGGTTCTTGACGAGACTCCCCTCGAAGGGAACTTTGCAACGGCCGCCGAAGAAGCGATTGCCTTCATTCAGCAGAGGCTTGCATGA
- a CDS encoding acyl carrier protein, with product MEKQAIFDKLKAALIEDFEMDEAKVTPEARLYEDLELDSIDAVDLIVKLKSLLPTNIDPEVFKTVRTVQDVVDAIYNLIQNAENK from the coding sequence GTGGAAAAACAAGCTATTTTTGACAAATTGAAGGCCGCCCTTATCGAAGATTTCGAAATGGACGAAGCCAAGGTGACTCCTGAAGCTCGCCTTTATGAAGATCTTGAACTGGACAGCATCGATGCCGTTGACCTGATCGTGAAGCTCAAGTCTCTCTTGCCGACCAATATTGACCCTGAAGTGTTCAAGACTGTACGTACCGTGCAGGACGTCGTTGACGCTATCTACAATCTGATCCAGAACGCGGAAAACAAGTAA
- a CDS encoding phosphopantetheine-binding protein yields MNELKSRIKEMIVSALELEDVTAADIVDDAPLFGESEKGLGLDSIDALELGIAVKENFGVSFSVVNEETKKHFYSVDTLAAYISANMPK; encoded by the coding sequence ATGAACGAATTAAAATCTCGTATAAAAGAAATGATTGTGTCTGCTCTGGAACTCGAAGACGTTACGGCTGCAGATATCGTAGATGACGCTCCTCTCTTTGGCGAAAGCGAAAAGGGCCTGGGGCTTGATTCTATCGACGCCCTCGAATTGGGGATTGCGGTCAAGGAAAACTTCGGAGTATCTTTCTCTGTGGTGAACGAAGAAACCAAGAAGCATTTTTATTCTGTGGATACCTTGGCGGCATACATTTCGGCAAATATGCCTAAATAA
- a CDS encoding glycosyltransferase family 2 protein: protein MREPKMKPEDMKFCAIVPVYRHEKASRNVAETLAAQNLAVILVDDGNTPEGHEILEQIAKDVPNTTLVTREKNGGKGAAVISGLGKAYEMGFTHALQVDADGQHDMDAIPFFLKAAKKHPFDLVAAMPQYDGSVPKAREQGRKITNFWVAVETLSKTIPDSMCGFRVYPLQFVWPVAKKIRTYRMGFDIEILVRLSWAGLKMYFYPIKVKYPEDGVSNFRAFGDNVEISWTHTKLCLGMLIRSPMILGRRLFKKKK from the coding sequence ATGCGTGAACCTAAGATGAAACCCGAGGATATGAAATTTTGTGCCATTGTGCCGGTGTACCGTCACGAAAAAGCTTCGCGGAATGTCGCCGAGACGCTTGCCGCACAAAATCTCGCCGTGATTCTCGTGGATGACGGCAACACCCCCGAAGGTCACGAAATCCTGGAGCAGATTGCAAAGGACGTTCCGAATACGACGCTTGTGACGCGTGAAAAGAACGGCGGCAAGGGTGCCGCTGTCATTAGCGGTCTTGGGAAGGCTTACGAAATGGGCTTTACGCACGCGCTTCAGGTGGATGCCGACGGTCAGCATGACATGGATGCGATTCCGTTCTTTCTGAAGGCCGCCAAAAAGCATCCGTTCGATCTGGTCGCCGCAATGCCCCAGTATGACGGCTCTGTGCCCAAGGCGCGTGAACAGGGAAGAAAGATTACGAATTTCTGGGTCGCGGTCGAAACGCTTTCAAAGACGATTCCCGATTCCATGTGCGGTTTCCGCGTGTATCCGCTCCAGTTCGTGTGGCCGGTCGCCAAAAAGATCCGTACCTACCGCATGGGTTTCGATATCGAAATCCTGGTGCGTCTTTCCTGGGCGGGCCTCAAGATGTATTTCTACCCGATCAAGGTGAAGTACCCCGAAGATGGAGTCTCTAATTTCCGTGCCTTCGGCGATAATGTTGAAATTTCCTGGACGCATACCAAGCTCTGCCTTGGAATGCTGATTCGTTCCCCGATGATTTTGGGCCGTCGCCTTTTCAAGAAGAAAAAATGA
- the hutH gene encoding histidine ammonia-lyase, translating to MKTVVIGPEKLTIEQVVAVAKREVPVELDSSSKFQKKIDAGAAFLDEALAKHGGIYGVTTGYGDSCTQVVPPDHYYDLPVNLTRFHGCGMGNYFDEETTRAIMVVRLNTLARGFSGVSYALLKIIMDFLQNDILPLIPQEGSVGASGDLTPLSYLAGALIGERDVLYKGERRPSKDVMAELGITPHRFRPKEAIAIMNGTAVMNAVACMAFSRAQYLADLSCRITAMNTIAMKGNAYHFYERLFAVKPHPGLITAAKKMRDAMNLEVEKNVVPEKIQDPYSLRCAPHVVGVFYDSEPLLRQLIEIEMNSANDNPIIDPETENIFHGGHFYGGHICLAMDTLKNIVANFADLLDRQLATIVDIKFNRNLPPNLSGSQGEFSLNHGFKAVQIGVSSWTAEALHNTMPMSVFSRSTECHNQDKVSMGTIAARDCIRVIELTEQVAAAVLLAASQALRIRLERGEIFDVRIAGVRATYDQVFEHFAPLACDRQLEGDLRKTLQLIREKHYAV from the coding sequence ATGAAGACTGTCGTTATTGGACCGGAAAAGTTGACCATCGAACAGGTGGTGGCCGTCGCAAAGCGCGAGGTGCCCGTGGAATTGGATTCGTCGTCCAAGTTCCAGAAGAAAATCGATGCGGGTGCGGCTTTTTTGGATGAAGCTCTCGCGAAGCACGGTGGCATTTACGGCGTGACGACGGGTTACGGCGATTCCTGCACGCAGGTGGTGCCGCCCGACCATTACTACGATCTTCCGGTGAACCTGACCCGTTTCCACGGTTGCGGAATGGGGAACTATTTCGACGAAGAGACGACGCGTGCTATTATGGTGGTTCGCCTGAACACCTTGGCCCGCGGCTTTTCCGGCGTGAGCTACGCCTTGTTGAAGATTATCATGGATTTCCTGCAGAACGACATCTTGCCGCTTATTCCGCAAGAAGGTTCTGTGGGTGCTAGCGGCGACCTGACTCCGCTTTCTTACTTGGCGGGAGCCCTGATCGGTGAACGCGATGTGCTTTACAAGGGTGAACGTAGGCCGTCGAAGGATGTGATGGCTGAACTCGGCATTACGCCGCACCGTTTCCGCCCGAAGGAAGCGATTGCCATTATGAACGGAACTGCCGTGATGAACGCTGTCGCTTGCATGGCTTTCTCCCGCGCACAGTATTTGGCCGACCTCTCTTGCCGCATTACGGCGATGAACACGATTGCCATGAAGGGGAACGCTTACCACTTCTATGAACGTCTGTTTGCAGTGAAGCCGCATCCGGGCCTGATCACCGCCGCAAAGAAAATGCGCGATGCCATGAACCTGGAAGTCGAGAAGAACGTGGTTCCCGAAAAGATACAGGATCCGTATTCCCTGCGCTGCGCCCCGCATGTGGTGGGCGTGTTCTACGATTCCGAACCGCTGCTCCGCCAGCTGATTGAAATCGAAATGAACAGCGCAAACGATAATCCGATTATCGACCCCGAAACCGAGAATATTTTCCACGGTGGACATTTCTACGGCGGACATATCTGCCTTGCAATGGATACGCTGAAAAACATTGTCGCAAACTTTGCCGACCTTCTGGACCGCCAGCTTGCAACGATTGTGGATATCAAGTTCAACCGCAACTTGCCGCCTAACCTTTCGGGAAGCCAGGGCGAATTCTCGCTCAACCACGGTTTCAAGGCGGTGCAGATTGGCGTGTCGTCTTGGACTGCAGAAGCTCTGCATAACACGATGCCGATGAGCGTATTTAGCCGCTCCACCGAATGTCACAACCAGGACAAGGTGAGCATGGGCACCATTGCCGCTCGCGACTGTATCCGTGTGATTGAACTTACCGAACAGGTGGCTGCCGCGGTACTCCTCGCCGCGTCCCAGGCTCTCCGCATTCGCCTCGAACGCGGTGAAATTTTCGACGTGCGCATTGCCGGTGTCCGTGCCACTTACGACCAGGTGTTCGAACACTTTGCACCTCTCGCTTGCGACCGTCAGCTCGAAGGCGACCTTCGCAAGACGCTCCAACTGATTCGCGAAAAGCATTACGCTGTTTAA
- a CDS encoding thioesterase family protein: MAEKKLKTTVEFRVEFYDVDSMKVAWHGNYVKYMEVARCALLAKMKYDYFAMEKSGFVWPVVDMHIRYLRPMIFMQKIRAEVTLEEYEVCMKLSYKFFDAETGTLLCKAESMQMAVDMNKRESLMVCPAYFIDKVRAALAAEENG, translated from the coding sequence ATGGCCGAAAAGAAACTGAAAACGACTGTGGAATTCAGGGTAGAATTCTACGACGTGGACTCCATGAAGGTTGCCTGGCATGGCAACTATGTGAAGTACATGGAGGTGGCCCGCTGCGCGCTCCTTGCCAAGATGAAGTACGACTACTTTGCCATGGAAAAGAGCGGTTTTGTGTGGCCTGTCGTTGACATGCATATCCGTTACCTGCGCCCGATGATCTTTATGCAGAAAATCCGTGCCGAGGTGACGCTCGAAGAATACGAGGTATGCATGAAACTTTCGTACAAGTTCTTTGACGCCGAAACGGGAACGCTTTTGTGCAAGGCGGAAAGTATGCAGATGGCGGTGGACATGAATAAGCGTGAATCGCTCATGGTCTGCCCCGCCTACTTTATCGACAAGGTTCGTGCGGCACTTGCTGCCGAGGAAAACGGATGA
- a CDS encoding AMP-binding protein, which translates to MKTVAGKVVFATFSVLYPALVFCGLEFWGLSPRRLSLLLIGLAFVHFFNVTRGRSGERKGGNFDRTNVVKGLALVALMLLCGGLAFFADNIMFLKFYPVMVSLSLLSFFAFSLWKKPSFVFRLANLGDKTLRTSPERFFVERYCDRVTLVWCIFFILNASIAFATALVGSDRIWSLYNGLISYILIGILFAVEFMVRKMMQKKMHSYIPVCDLQRDSRPEGSVVCFDGENVRTWAEFVGDVSKVRRFLESSENRPWILHCEDSYFFIVALLSMLQSGRKAMVTANRQEAFIREIKKPEYGFITDTPFGDASAGAVQIQDILNGPAVETLWNSFDKNDAQMVMFTSGTTGEPKSVPKRFSQFENELFELVKVFGDDWVGRKVYSTVNHHHIYGLLFTVLLPTATGLPFRRHRIDYPSELTSLAAEKAVIASSPAYLKRLAADTDKPIDFKCTPIIYSSGGPLPEEVARKCEGITGYWTTEIYGSTETGGIAYRQSKNGPIWKPFEVCKMSIGENDCLNVKSSYILEPEGFTTGDLVEIYEDGRFLLKGRADSIVKIEEKRISLPEVENRLKQTGLVQDVRVVPMVGSRQYLAAAIVLNAEGCEKFKGLPKLEINNFFKKHLMQFIENTVSPKKWRYLEELPQDTQGKIKMRDIQALFGIPESPNFKILKMHREPGAVKLKLVFPETSDFYSGHFPTFKLLPAVAQVDMAVMFGHALLGTSQTVQRIQRTKFSYPILPGVPAILEMTYKAETAKLAFSYTLEEGRALSGGTLVMTEATDA; encoded by the coding sequence ATGAAAACGGTGGCGGGGAAGGTAGTCTTTGCCACCTTTTCTGTTCTCTATCCTGCGCTCGTTTTTTGCGGGCTTGAATTCTGGGGGCTTTCTCCTCGCCGATTGAGCTTGCTGCTCATCGGTCTTGCTTTTGTACATTTCTTTAATGTGACGCGGGGGCGTTCCGGGGAGAGGAAAGGTGGAAATTTCGACAGGACGAATGTCGTTAAGGGGCTTGCCCTTGTCGCATTGATGCTTTTGTGCGGGGGACTCGCCTTTTTTGCAGATAACATAATGTTTCTCAAGTTCTATCCTGTAATGGTGAGCTTGAGCCTTCTTTCTTTCTTTGCCTTTTCCCTTTGGAAAAAGCCCAGTTTTGTTTTCCGTTTGGCAAATCTTGGGGACAAGACGCTAAGGACATCTCCGGAGCGCTTTTTCGTGGAGCGTTACTGTGACCGGGTGACTTTGGTATGGTGTATATTCTTTATTCTGAACGCCTCTATCGCTTTTGCCACTGCATTGGTGGGTAGCGACCGAATCTGGTCCCTGTACAACGGTTTAATCTCCTATATTTTAATCGGCATTTTGTTTGCCGTAGAATTTATGGTCCGTAAAATGATGCAAAAAAAGATGCACTCCTATATACCCGTCTGTGATTTGCAGCGGGACAGCCGCCCCGAAGGTTCCGTCGTCTGCTTTGACGGAGAAAATGTAAGGACGTGGGCTGAATTTGTCGGTGACGTGTCCAAGGTGCGCCGCTTCTTGGAATCGAGCGAAAATCGCCCGTGGATTCTTCATTGCGAAGATTCCTACTTCTTTATCGTGGCTCTCCTTTCGATGTTGCAGAGTGGCCGGAAGGCGATGGTGACTGCGAACCGTCAGGAAGCCTTTATCAGGGAAATTAAGAAACCCGAATACGGCTTTATTACCGATACCCCGTTTGGCGATGCGTCTGCCGGTGCGGTGCAGATCCAGGATATTTTGAATGGCCCCGCTGTCGAGACTTTGTGGAATTCCTTTGATAAAAATGATGCCCAGATGGTGATGTTTACCTCGGGTACGACGGGTGAACCCAAGTCCGTGCCCAAGCGTTTTTCACAATTTGAAAATGAACTGTTTGAACTGGTGAAGGTCTTTGGTGATGACTGGGTGGGCCGTAAGGTCTATAGCACGGTGAACCACCACCACATTTACGGTCTCCTGTTTACGGTGCTTCTGCCGACTGCGACGGGGCTACCGTTCCGCAGGCACCGTATCGACTATCCGAGCGAACTTACAAGCCTTGCCGCAGAAAAGGCGGTCATTGCATCGAGCCCGGCCTACTTGAAGCGCCTTGCCGCCGATACCGACAAGCCGATCGATTTCAAGTGCACTCCGATTATCTATTCGTCGGGTGGCCCGCTCCCGGAAGAGGTTGCACGCAAGTGCGAGGGCATCACGGGTTACTGGACCACTGAAATTTACGGCAGTACCGAAACCGGTGGCATTGCCTACAGGCAGTCCAAGAACGGCCCCATCTGGAAACCGTTCGAAGTCTGCAAGATGAGCATCGGTGAAAACGATTGCCTGAACGTGAAGTCGAGCTATATTCTGGAACCCGAGGGCTTTACCACGGGAGACCTCGTGGAAATTTACGAGGATGGCCGTTTCCTGTTGAAGGGCCGCGCCGATTCTATCGTGAAAATCGAGGAAAAGCGTATTTCGCTTCCGGAAGTGGAAAACCGCCTGAAGCAGACGGGACTGGTGCAGGATGTGCGCGTGGTTCCGATGGTGGGTAGTCGCCAGTACCTGGCTGCGGCGATCGTGCTGAATGCCGAAGGCTGCGAAAAGTTCAAGGGCCTGCCGAAGCTCGAAATCAACAATTTCTTCAAGAAGCACCTGATGCAGTTTATCGAGAATACGGTTTCGCCCAAGAAGTGGCGCTACCTCGAAGAACTCCCGCAGGACACGCAGGGAAAAATCAAGATGCGCGATATCCAGGCGCTGTTCGGCATTCCCGAAAGCCCGAATTTCAAGATACTGAAGATGCATCGTGAACCGGGCGCGGTCAAGCTGAAACTGGTTTTCCCCGAAACAAGCGATTTCTACAGCGGGCATTTCCCGACGTTCAAGTTGCTGCCTGCGGTGGCGCAGGTGGACATGGCGGTGATGTTCGGCCATGCGCTTCTCGGAACGTCGCAGACGGTGCAGCGCATCCAGCGTACCAAGTTCAGCTATCCGATTCTGCCGGGGGTCCCTGCGATTCTTGAAATGACCTACAAGGCCGAAACGGCCAAGCTTGCTTTCTCCTATACGCTCGAAGAGGGCCGTGCCCTTTCCGGCGGAACGCTCGTGATGACGGAGGCCACCGATGCGTGA
- a CDS encoding methyltransferase, protein MFDYYYNDKISATDAKFEAQKIAFAPLSFHAAKALRDMGILDAICSARKKGITVSELSQKLGISLYGIGVLIEMGLGMGAIKLHKDSKEDDLKLTLGKIGFFLMSDEMTKVNMDFSEDICYLGAEDMQEAIRDGKPAGLKHLGNWKTVYQGLSQLTDQQKKSWFGFDHFYSDLAFPEALPIVFSNPCKRLFDIGGNTAKWAIACCKYNADVKVSIIDLPGQTAVAEKNAKAAGFENRIDMVPCNVLDETTEFPKGADAVWMSQFLDCFSLEEITKILTKIHTAATPETDVYVLEPLWDKQRFEAAAYSLQATSLYFTCIANGNSKMYRFEELKHAIEIAGFELKEAHHTVGPNSYSLLRFRIK, encoded by the coding sequence ATGTTCGACTACTACTATAATGACAAGATTTCGGCTACCGACGCAAAGTTCGAAGCCCAGAAAATCGCATTTGCCCCCCTCAGCTTCCACGCCGCCAAAGCGCTCCGCGACATGGGGATTCTGGACGCCATCTGCAGCGCCCGCAAGAAAGGGATTACCGTTTCGGAACTTTCGCAAAAGCTTGGCATTTCGCTCTACGGCATTGGCGTTCTGATCGAAATGGGACTTGGCATGGGGGCCATCAAGCTTCATAAGGATTCCAAGGAGGACGACCTCAAGCTTACGCTCGGCAAAATCGGATTTTTCCTGATGAGCGACGAAATGACGAAAGTCAACATGGACTTTTCCGAAGACATCTGCTACCTGGGGGCAGAGGACATGCAAGAAGCCATCCGCGACGGGAAGCCCGCAGGCCTCAAGCACCTCGGCAACTGGAAGACCGTGTACCAGGGGCTGTCGCAGCTGACCGACCAGCAGAAAAAGAGCTGGTTCGGATTTGACCACTTCTATTCCGACCTCGCCTTCCCCGAAGCGCTCCCCATCGTCTTCTCGAACCCCTGCAAGCGCCTCTTTGACATCGGCGGCAACACCGCCAAGTGGGCCATCGCCTGCTGCAAGTACAATGCCGACGTGAAGGTTTCTATCATCGACCTCCCGGGCCAGACTGCCGTCGCCGAAAAGAATGCGAAGGCCGCCGGTTTCGAAAACCGCATCGACATGGTCCCCTGCAACGTCCTCGACGAAACGACCGAATTCCCGAAGGGTGCCGACGCCGTCTGGATGAGCCAGTTCCTCGACTGCTTCTCGCTCGAAGAAATCACGAAGATTCTCACCAAGATTCACACGGCCGCCACTCCCGAAACCGACGTGTACGTGCTCGAACCGCTGTGGGACAAGCAGCGTTTCGAGGCTGCCGCCTACTCGCTCCAGGCAACCTCGCTCTACTTCACCTGCATTGCAAACGGCAACTCCAAGATGTACCGCTTCGAAGAACTCAAGCACGCCATCGAAATCGCCGGCTTTGAGCTGAAAGAAGCGCACCACACGGTAGGCCCGAACAGCTACTCTCTGCTCCGTTTCAGAATCAAGTGA